TACGTCAATCACTACAGGCTATTTATCCCGGTTGTAGGTAAACGAAAAAATATGGGGTTTGAATAACCTAAAAACAGCTTATGCATTTTAAATGCACTTTTTTACTATTCACTAAATGCATTGGGTAACTTCGCCATGTAAGATATCAGTATATTTATTTGATATCCTTCTCCGTATTCCTGCCCAACACCAGCATTTGTCCAACCACCTATCTGGTCAATCATATCCGCAGGGCAATGTTCAGCTCTGAGCCGGTCTCTAATGCTGTGCCTAAACGAGTGAACCACGCATCCATCTGGCACAAACTCCTGAAGCCACTTGTTTAATGCACCACTGGCAGAATTAGCATTAGCAGTCTTCTTATTGCAGTATCTGGGAAAGGCAAAGATACTATCATTATTTGCCTCTATAAGCCTCTTACAAGCCCACAGAGAAGCACCTACAAGAGGGATGTCTCTTTGACTGCCTCTTGTCTTTAAACGTCTCCATGGATGAGGAATGAGCCTTACATGAGACACATCATGTTCAAGGATAATGTCCTCTTTAAGCAGCCCTACAGCCTCTCCAAGTCTCATTCCTGTGTCTGATATAAGGGCTATCAGCCAGCGTATATCGTCATCCATTTCCATGCACTTGGCTTGGATGGCTCTGATGTCTTCAATGGGAATGGGTTTACGTTTGGATACATTTTCTTCTTCAGGGAAGAACGTCTTGGAAAAGGCATTGGAACAGTCATAATCATGTTCTGTAATGGCTTTGTTCACAATGGCTCGGACAGACGCAAAGACACGCTTCACTGTCCTTACAGTCATGCCTTGCTTTAAACACCAGTCACGGAACTGTGCAGCCTGTGAGGATGAATAAGAGCCTATTGGTCTGTCACCTAAGAGAGTGATGACATAGTCAGTGTTACGAGTAGCTGTTCTGATAAACACCTTGTCTTTACCACCAGCTTTTAGCCTTAAGTATAACTCACGTGCTTCATCTCTCGTCTAGCATCTTGCGCAAAAAGGATTTTAAGCTACAACACAAATCCTAAAATGTTTTACGAGGTATAATCCATCGTTTATGGGCTAAATACCTGTGTCAGAAATAACGTAATACTTCCAGCCATTAAATTCTAACAAACCCAAATTCTTTATATCATTTTCGGAAAAAAATCGATTTGGTGAGGAGCCGCCTTTGGGCTGATAAAATGGCTGAAAGAGTTGCTGAGGTAATTTTTTCACAACTTCGCTTAAATGTTTTTTCGGAAAATGAGACAGGTCTTTTCTGCTTGTAGCGTTTCGCAAAGAACTAATTTTTTTATCCACATATCCTCCAACAAGATGAATAGATTTTCCAGTAAACATGAAGAATAAAGTAATAGCTTCTTCACTTTTGAATGAAGATAAATAAACTTTAATGTTTGAGAAAAACTCTTCTTCATTTGGTGTTGTTAACTCAATTTTACAAACATCATAGATTGACAAATCTGATAGCCATTTGCATGTCAGAAACTTTCCTATCTGTCTTAAATTAGCATTTACCCAAAATAGTCTAAAACTAGTTGTATCAAAACATAGATACCGTTTGCCTCGCTCAAGAGTAATAGCGGAACTTTTTGAAGATTCTTTGTTTTTTCTTCGAAATTGTGTGAAGCTGTTCCACTGGTTGCTAATTTGCAATGTGCAATAATCGAACTCACCGGAATATGTTTGATATTCCTTATAGGTTACTCGTGCATATTTTGCTAAGAACTCACTTTCTAGATTGTTTTTAGTTTCTGCTATTTCAACTCTAAGTTTGCTTTTGGATAGTGAGGAAGCGTCCAGCAGTTTTGATGTTTTCTGGTCTAGCTTCTTCATTTTCTTAGATAGGTCTAAATAATCAACTTCCAGTTTTTGATATTCTTTAATTAGACTTTCAAGATGCTGAACAGTGATAAAATATGCATCTTCCAGAACCTGGTTTATTTTATTCTGTAATTTCCTGGCCTCTTTATTTGCAATCTTTAGTGAAACTGAGGCCTCGATATTAAGTTGGCCTTTGTTGGTAAAATTCTGACTGCCAAGAATGAGATTTTTTCCTGAAATCAACACCTTGGCATGAAGGTTTGGTAGATGAAACACCTTGATGCCTGACTTTAACAAGTTTAAAAGTAATTCAAAGTCTAAGGATTTGCTGAGATAAGCTTCTGCTGTTACTGAGGTTATAAAAAATTTGTTTTCTGACTTGTTCGTTTCAAAAACTTTTTCAATAACAGAACCTGTCGCATACGGAGAAAAAATGAACAATTCGTCTTCTGGAGAAGTATTGCTTGCAACAGTGACCCATTCATCGACAACATCTGAAAAAACAAATAAGTGTTGTTCGTTAACCGGCATAATAGAAGCTCAATCTCCAAATTAAAATGTTAGCTTCACATAAATATCACTTAACGACCTTTTGATGAAGCACCCTTTAATTTTTCTCAATAAGTGTTGGGGCTTATTTATATAAACTAATTGAGGCTGATTTTTTGGGCGGGGGTCTTGGTAATTCCGTTTTTAATCTCAAGGATATCTGAGGGCTATTTTATTTAGATGATTAGCCTTCAACTCCAAGTTGTACCCACTCCCATATAACATCGATGTAGACTGATTAGAGTGTCCCAGAATTGCTTCAATAATCTCTAGAGGGCATTCTACTTGTCTTAATCTGTCAGACATTGAGTGTCTCAGACAGTGTGTGGTTTTATAAAAGCCTCTTCCCTTATTATAGGTCTCTTCGCTGTAATCAAGGGTGAGGGATAAGAACACTTCCAGCATATTTCTAAGCTTGTGCCCATCTCCATAACCTTCTCCAACTGACTTCTTTCTCCAACCACCTATCTGGTCAATCATATCCGCAGGGCAATGTTCAGCTCTGAGCCGGTCTCTAATGCTGTGCCTAAACGAGTGAACCACGCATCCATCTGGCACAAACTCCTGAAGCCACTTGTTTAGGGTGTTGCTGGCATAGTCAGCCTTACAGCCCTCAGCAGAGCAATATCGAGGAAAGGCAAACTCGTTTGTGGCATTTGCAACAACGCGATTTGCGGCCCACAGAGAGGTACCTACGAGCGGTATGTTTCTCTGACTACCCTTAGTCTTTAATCGCCGCCAGCGATGCTCTGAGAGTCTTACAAAGGGTATCTCAGCATCTAAATGAACGTCAGAGATAGCCAGACCAGCTGCTTCTGCTAACCTCATGCCTGTATCAGACAACAAGGCCACCAACCAGCGTATATCATCGTCTATTTCAAAACATACCTGCTGCATCATTCGTATGTTTTCTATGGGTATGGGTTTGCGAGTAACTGATGCAGAGCCATTACCGTAATTCATATTGGCGAACGGGTTGGCTGTTACCAATCCGTGTTCGCGGGCTGAATAGTTCCAGATAGCTCGTATGCACTCAAAGTTGCGTTTCACTGTTGCAGTGGTGACGCCCCTTCCCAGCAACCTATCTCGGAAAGCCAGTGCGTCAGCCCGGGTATATGCAGATATGAGTTTATCTCCTGCAATGGCGATAACCTCACCTGCGACCCGCTGGGTGAATACCATGAACCTCTTGTCATCCAGCCTTCCCTTCATCGTGCAGTAATCAGTGAGGGCAGCTGACAAGACAGGGACAGTATGTTTTGGCTTGGATAAAAACAATGTTGCTCGGACATCATCTGGAATGGCAAACAGCTTGTCTGACCATTCCTTTTCCAACGCTGCTACCAGCTGTGATGAAATCCTGATTGCTTGAAGCCTGTCACGCGTTCGCATGGATTTACGGATGAATTCCTTGCCGTAATGCCCAACCAGAGCTTTAGGAACGCGTTTCTGCAGGTAAAACATACCTCGCTTACGGATGAGGTAAGGTGCCGTAACCTTAGTCAATTGTATCCCCAAATGTATCACCCCTGTTAAACAAACAGGCTAAACACGAGGGATTCCGCGGGGTTTACGGGAAGAAATGGTGCGGCTGAGAAGACTCGAACTTCCACGGGGTATTAGCCCCACAGCGACCTCAACGCTGCGCGTCTACCAATTCCGCCACAGCCGCATAAACCCATTTGGTCTGGCCGCTCTTATCCCATGAAATGCAGCCCAAGGCAAGACAAGAAAACAAGACAGGGTACGCGGGTCTGTGCTAGGCTGGCGGCCATGAGACAGGTGCAAAATCATTCCCCCTTCTGGCAGCTGATCCCGCCCCCCTCGCCTTATGAAAGCGCGGTTCAGCAGATGGAAGCCCATGCCCGGGCCGTAATCGCGGGCACAGCACAAGAGGCTGTGTTCATGACCAGCCATGAAGCGGTCTATACCGCGGGCACATCAGCCAAGCGTGAAGAATTGCTCGCCCCCTCAGGCATGCCAGTGGTACAGACAGGGCGCGGCGGGCAATGGACCTGGCACGGGCCGGGCCAGCTGGTCCTCTGGCCGGTGCTGGATTTAAACCAGCGCCAGCGGGATGTACGGGCCTATATTTTTGCGCTGGAAGGCTGGATGATTGATGTGCTGGGCTGTTTTGGCGTGACAGGGGAACGGCGGGACGGGCTGCCCGGTATCTGGGTCAGGCGCGGGGATGACGGCCGGCCTGACCGGCTGGATAAAATTGTGGCGGTGGGCGTGCGCATATCAAAATGGGTGACGATGCATGGGGTCGCCCTGAACCATGAGCCGGATTTAACTCACTATGACGGGATTATCCCCTGCGGCGTGGACAGCACAGCAACAGATGGGGGCGGCGTGACCAGCCTGGCTGACCTCGGCCTGATGATCTCACCAGAAGAGCTGGAAATGGCAGTCAAAGATTGTTTTCCGAACTGGTTCGGCACCGGGGCGGCGATGGGGCGGGACATCACATCTGCGTGATAAGGGGGGATAGGAAGCCCCCTGCCCTTGACTCTGGTTTGAGGAAGAAATCATTATTCTGATTGACGGTAAGAGATGGAAACGCGGAGCGTTGTTCTGGCTGAGAGACGCCGTTAACAGCAGGCGGTGGCGTACCTCCACCGACAGACGGACGATCATGATGATGAGCATTGCTGAGTTCACAAGCTGGTGTCAGCAGAGGTTTCCTTAACCCCCTACCCCCACCGTTCAAGGTTTTCCAGAACCGGCAAAATCGCGGCCATCGCCTGTTCGGCGTCTTGGGCCAGAATACCCGCATCATCACCCGCACCAGACAGGCCGGCCACAGGGCCTTCGTAATGCACAAGGGCATTACGGCGGTCGCGAAGCGTATCCAGACGCCGCCTTTCCCCCGCCGACAGGTACGACAGGCCAAACGGCCCGCCTTCATCATCCCCAAAACCCTCATCAACATTTAGATCATCAAACGCCACATCAAACTGACCAGCCTCATGAACCGCCACATCAACCAGCGTGGCGCTGAGTATAATCACACTCACCCACATCTCCCCCCTGGCGGCGGTAATCAGTTCGGCCAGCAACCGGCGCCCATGCGGGCCGAGGGCCAGACGCGGCTGGTCCGCTTTCAGATCATACCCCAGGGATGAGAGCTGTTTCAGCGCGTCTGACGGCATCTGGCCTGCCCCCCTTTGCCCGCTATCGCCGGGCTTATTCATCCGGCGTGATGGTCAGAATAATATCATCCACATTCAGGTTTGCGCCTGTTGCGGCCTCTATCGCCTCAACCGTGCCGGACATGCCCGCAGTGAGCACATTTTCCATCTTCATCGCTTCGATAATGGCGACATCCTGGCCCTGTTCAACACGGTCCCCTGCCGCCACCATGACAGAGGTCAGCAAGCCCGGCATAGGTGTGGCCACCACATTATCCGCCAGGCCTGACTGTGGTTCAGGCATATATGGGATATAGGGGGCGGCATGAGCCGGATAGAGCCGCAGAGACAGGCTGTGTGCCCCGGCATGAAGGGTGAAATAATGATCATCCGCATCAATCTGGATCGCCACCGGAATTTCATCAATGGTCCCGTCAAACAGGATGCCCGCCTTTGATACAGGCTGGTCCAGCGCGCCGGTAACGCGGACCACACGGTCGCCATTTATCACCACCTGATCAGCCCCGCGCACTCGTGCCCAGTGCAGGTGAACAGGGGTGTCCTGTCCATTCAGGACGGCCACAAAGGACAGTTGCTCATGATCATCATATTGCAGACGGGCCTGGCCCCGGCCATAAAAACAGGTCGCCAGCGCGGCCAGATTTTCACAGATTGTCGCCTCAGGGGCCTCTGCCACAAACGCATCGCCATATTTTTCAGCAATAAAGCCTGTGGTGATATCACCATTACGGAAATCAGCATCTGATAAGATGGAGGAGAGGAACTGGCGGTTGGTCGCCACACCGGCAACCTGATAATGGTCAAGCGCTAGACGCAGCTTGTCGATTGCCTCAGGCCGGGTCGGGGCAGTGGCAATCAGCTTAGCGATCATCGGATCATAAAACATGGAGATCATGCCGCCTTCCGCCACACCTGAATCTGCACGCACGCCCTCACCTGCCGGTGCACGGTAGCGCAGCAGCTGGCCGGTTGAGGGCAGAAACCCTCTGGCTGAATCCTCAGCATAGAGACGGGCCTCTATCGACCAGCCTTTTGGCGTGATATCCGCCTGTTGCATAGGCAGCTTTTCGCCTGCAGCCACACGCAGCATCATTTCCACCAGATCAAGGCCATAGACTTCTTCTGTGACCGGATGTTCGACCTGCAGGCGGGTATTCATCTCCAGAAAGTAAAAATCCTGATCCGCGCCAACAATAAATTCAACTGTGCCCGCAGAACGATAATTCACCGCCTTGGCCAGCGCGACCGCCTGTTCACCCATGGCGCGGCGGGTCTCATCAGAGATAAAGCTGGACGGAGCTTCTTCGATAACCTTTTGATGGCGGCGCTGGACCGAACATTCACGTTCGCCCAGATAGACCGCGTGGCCATGCGTATCGGCCAGAACCTGAATTTCAATATGGCGCGGCTTCACCACGAATTTTTCAATAAAGACACGATCATCACCAAAAGCGTTGCGCGCTTCATTCATCGCTGCGCGCATCCCGTCTGCCATATCAGCCGCGCTTTCAATGACGCGCATACCCTTGCCGCCACCACCGGCAGATGCCTTGACCATGACCGGATAGCCGATCTTCTCTGCCTCTGCCATAGCCTCATCAATATCGCTGACTGCGCCGTCTGTACCAGGAACGCAGGATACGCCCGCTGATTTGGCAAGCGCCTTTGATTCAATCTTGTCACCCATGACCTGAATAGCGTGTACATCAGGGCCGACAAAGGTCAGGCCAGCGGCCTGAACCGCCTCAACAAAACCAGCATTTTCAGACAGAAATCCATAGCCTGGGTGAATGGCTTCAGCCCCTGTATCTTTGGCGGCCTGAATAATCCGGTCTGCCCGCAGATAGCTTTCACGTGACGGAGGCGGGCCGATATGCACCGCCTCATCCGCCAACAACACATGTGGGGCAGCGGCATCCGCATCAGAATAAACCGCAACCGTTGCAATGCCGAGGGCTTTGGCTGTGCGCATAACCCGGCAGGCAATCTCTCCGCGATTGGCAATCAGAAGTTTGGAAAACAGAGGCTTTGTCATTGTCTTTTACTCTTCATCAAACATCAGGACAGGGCGTTACAGAGGCAGATTGTCATGCTTGCGCGGCGGATTGGATAAATCCTTATCTTTCAGCATGGTCAGCGCACGGGCAATCCGGCGACGGCTGTTTCGTGGCATGATGATATCATCTAAATAGCCGCGGCTGGCGGCCACAAACGGGTTAGCAAATTTCTGACGATATTCGGCTGTGGCCTCAGCCAGCTTTTCGGGATCCTTGGCGGCATCACGGAAAATGATACGGGCGGCCCCTTCCGGACCCATCACCGCAATTTCAGCTGTTGGCCAGGCATAATTTACATCACCACGCAAATGTTTGGACGCCATCACATCATAAGCCCCGCCATAGGCTTTACGGGTAATCAGCGTGATTTTTGGCACCGTCGCTTCAGCATAGGCAAACAGCAATTTGGCCCCATGATTGATAATTCCGCCTTCTTCCTGGGCCTTGCCTGGCATAAAGCCCGGCACGTCAACCAGCGTAACAAGCGGAATATTAAACGCATCACAGAACCGCACAAACCGGGCTGCCTTGCGCGAGGCGTTGATATCAAGGCACCCTGCCAGCACCAAAGGCTGGTTTGCAACAATGCCTACAGACTGGCCATCTATGCGGCCAAAACAACAAATGATATTGCCAGCAAAATTTTCATGAATTTCGAAAATGTCACCGTCATCCACGATCTCGCGGACCACCTTTTTCATATCATATGGCATATTCGGATTATCCGGGATGATGCCGTCCAGAACCGCAGAAGGACGATCCACCGGATCAGTTGTCTGCAAAACAGGGGCTTCTTCGCGGTTTGATAAGGGCAGGAAGCTCATCAGACGACGAGTCTGCATCAACATATCCAGATCATTGGCGAACGCGCCATGAGCCACACCAGAGGTTTTGGTATGCTGGCTTGCCCCGCCTAATTCTTCGGCGGTTAAATCTTCATGCGTTACTGTCTTGACCACATCAGGGCCAGTAACGAACATGTAAGATGAGCCTTCCACCATGAAAATAAAATCTGTAATCGCTGGCGAATATACCGCGCCGCCCGCACAAGGCCCCATTACAAGCGAAATTTGGGGAACCACGCCAGAGGCCAGAACATTACGCTGAAACACCTCTGCATAGCCGCCAAGAGACGCCACACCTTCTTGGATCCGCGCGCCGCCTGAATCATTCAGACCGACCACAGGCACGCCTACTTTCAGTGCCTGATCCATAATTTTGCAGATTTTCGCAGCATGCGTTTCTGACAAGGAGCCACCCAGAACCGTAAAATCCTGAGAATAGACAAAGACAGGCCGTCCTGAAATGCGACCAAAACCCGTAACGACGCCATCACCAGGAACTTTGCTGTCAGCCATACCAAAATCAGTACAGCGATGTTCAACAAACATATCCCATTCTTCAAATGAGCCCTCATCCAGAAGAACATGAAGCCGTTCTCTTGCGGTCAGCTTATGTTTTTCGTGTTGACGGTCGACACGTGCCGCTCCGCCACCAGCGCGTGCCTGTTCACGTCTTGCTTCAAGCTCATCCAAAATCGGCTTCATTTTTTCCCCCTCACTACACCGAAATGCGGTCATCACTTTTGCCTATGGCATTACTGATGGTTTAGCATATTCATAAATCTTTCAACATCCTTTAATTCAGAACGGATCATCTGCTGCCGATGTGCCGCTTCTTCATCTGCTCCCCATAGGCTGTTCTGGTACAGCTCATCCAAAAAAGCGGTTTCAAATACATCATCTGCATTGACCACCCCTTCTTCAAACGCCAGCCCCAGCACCACAGAACCAGACAAGGTGGCCGCGCGATACAGACAGCCAAATCGGGCGTCACCCAGAGGGTTTAGTCTGTCCAGGATAATCTGTTCCACCGCTTTATCAGCTGTGAGGGGCATTAATCCGCTAGTTACTGGCAGTTTCAGTCCACAAGCCTCAGCAGCCCAGCTCAGCCAGGGGTCCCACTTTTCTGTCTGGCGCGCCGCAAGATCCAGATCCTCCTCACTGCGATAGCGCAAAACATCATCATGAAGGTAAGCGGCAAGTTCATTTGCCAAAGTTTGCCGCTGGGGGGTCACCCTGTCTGTCACGGTAACGGCCATAGAATAAAGAGGCATATCTTCGGGCTGAATATCCTCATCAACAGCCTGCCATTCAGCCTGCACAGCTTCAGCCAATTCAGGAGTTGGCACAGTAATAATGGCTTTTTCCGGGCTGCGCACAGGTCTGCCATCAAGGCATATCTGATAACCTGTGTCACTTTTCTTTACTGTCACATCTTTATAGAAGCGCTTCATTTCCGCTATCCTGTTGTCTTAGGTAAACTGGTTCAAGACGATAGACGGAAGCTCGTCAAAAGAGCGCAGAATGTGAACCGCCCCCATTTGGGTAAGCCGGTCAGGGCTGTGATACCCCCAAGATACACCCACAAAAGCAATGCCCGCATTCGCAGCACAACCTGCATCAATTTCAGTATCGCCAACCAGAACCGTATTTGCCTGATCGACACCTGTTTCCCGCATCGCCAGCATTGCCATATCCGGGGCTGGCTTAACCGCACAATCATCTGCTGAAATGGTCACATCAACCCGCCTGTCCAGGCCATGCCGCGTGATGAGGCTATGCAAGCCAGTACGACTTTTATTTGTGATAATGCCGGTCAGATAGCCTTGTGACTGAAGATCGCTCAGCACCTCTGCTGCGCCGTCAAACAGGGGGTCAAGAGGGGCCTGACCGCCTAAATACTCATTGCGCGCGATCATGCGGTAAGCCTCTGCCAACTGGCCTGCCTTTACAGGATCGCCATCTGCATAAGAGAGTGCTGCATGAGAAACACCATGCCCGATATTCCCGCGAATGAAATTGTCTTCTGGAACAGGCAGGTCACAGGCGGCACAGGCCTGTTTCATGAGCCGTATAATGGTTGCAGCGCTGTCACACAACGTGCCGTCAAAATCAAACAAAACCAGGCGTAGCGGCGTATCAGACATAAAAACTCTGTTCCTTTCAGATAACAGCCTGGCTCGGCTGTGCCCGGCTCAGCTGTAAAAGCCAAAAAAGGGCATAGCATCTGGCAAGCTGCCTGCCAAGCCTGCCTGCTCTGCACTGGCCTGCAGATGGGCCGCCACAGGAGCAGATAAAATTGTGCCGTCAGCAAGGTTGAGAAACCGAGCATGCAAATGAAGCTGGCGGGCAAAGCCACCAATATGCGCAGCAGAACCGGCATATTTTCCATCACCAAGGATAGGCGTACCCACAGCCGCCATATGTACACGCAATTGGTGCGTGCGTCCGGTCACAGGTCGAAGCGCCAAAAGGCTAACCGGACCTGCCTTATCCAAGCGCAGAAAATCTGTGACGGCGGTCTGGCCAGTATCCTGATCCACAATCATTTTTTCGGCCCCTTTCCCGCCGGCCTTTCTTAAAGGCGCATTAATCCGCCCCTCTGCCCCCGGATCGCCGATCACAAGGGCAAGATAGGCCTTATTAATGGTCTTCTGGGCAAAACCTGCTGCCAGCTCGCGTGCTGCCCGGTCGTGACGTGCCAGCAACAACAAGCCTGATGTATCTTTGTCCAACCTGTGTACCAGCTTGGGTGACTGTCCTGGAAACGCCGCCCGCACCAGCCCATCAATGTGGCGCGACGTACCGGATCCGCCCTGAACAGCAAGGCCAGCAGGTTTGTTCAGAGCCAACCAATCTGTATGCTCGGCAACCAACATGTTGGACAAATGGCTATAGGCCGCTTGCTGATCCATCTGCGGAGCAGATGGTGATGGCGATGATCCGGCAGCAGTAGTTAAAAGATGTTCTGGGTAGGTGAGCTGTTGCCCAGGAAGAAGGCGGGTATTGGCCTTCGCCTTGGCCCCGTCAAGCCTGATCTTGCCCTGACGAAGCTGACGCTCCAGAAGACCTTGACCTATGGGTCCTGCAACTTTGCGAAAGAATCTGTCCAGCCGCATGCCCTCAGCATCTTCTGGAACATTCACCTCTGTCATCCCTGCCCCGCCAACAAACGCACAACCAAAAACGCGGCATAAAATCCGGCAACAGATAATCCAACGGACAAAAACAAATAAGCCCCGCCTGCCAGCAGCTCTCCACGCTGGAAAAAGCTGTGCGCATCCAGAGCAAAGCTGGAAAATGTCGTCAACGCCCCCAAAAATCCGATCATCACAAACCCGCGAACAGGATCGCTTACCAGAGATGACGTTGCCAGTAATGCAGCCATGACCCCCATCATGAGGCTACCAGCCACATTTACAAACAAAATGGCCACCCAGCCAGACTGGCCAAATGTGCCGGTGACCCACAAGCTGATTAGATAGCGGCTGATGGCCCCACAGGCACCACCAAGACCGACTGACAAGACCATCCATCCCATGACTCTAGGGTTTAGCCGATTTAACGCCAAATATCCAGCCTTCTGCCCGCGCATCAGACGGCACTGACCACATATCCGGTTGCACAGCAAACCAGCGTAAAGCCGCCGCAGAAACAAGTGCATCTGCCTCATCATGATCTGGCCCGTTCGCCTGAAAATCAGCACAAACAGGCGCAGAACCGAAATGCGCAAGGGCCTGATTGATATTTTCACGCTGACCATGGGCCCCATTTACTGCATTGATCCCCGCGAGCGCAAAGTAATAGCTGGGAAAGATTTCAACCAGATGCAAAGATCGTGACGCTGTTTCACTGTTATCAAATGGCCAGATATAGGCCAAA
The SAR116 cluster alpha proteobacterium HIMB100 DNA segment above includes these coding regions:
- a CDS encoding pseudouridine synthase, RluA family (PFAM: RNA pseudouridylate synthase~TIGRFAM: pseudouridine synthase, RluA family) — protein: MTEVNVPEDAEGMRLDRFFRKVAGPIGQGLLERQLRQGKIRLDGAKAKANTRLLPGQQLTYPEHLLTTAAGSSPSPSAPQMDQQAAYSHLSNMLVAEHTDWLALNKPAGLAVQGGSGTSRHIDGLVRAAFPGQSPKLVHRLDKDTSGLLLLARHDRAARELAAGFAQKTINKAYLALVIGDPGAEGRINAPLRKAGGKGAEKMIVDQDTGQTAVTDFLRLDKAGPVSLLALRPVTGRTHQLRVHMAAVGTPILGDGKYAGSAAHIGGFARQLHLHARFLNLADGTILSAPVAAHLQASAEQAGLAGSLPDAMPFFGFYS
- a CDS encoding Integral membrane protein possibly involved in chromosome condensation (PFAM: CrcB-like protein~TIGRFAM: crcB protein) produces the protein MVLSVGLGGACGAISRYLISLWVTGTFGQSGWVAILFVNVAGSLMMGVMAALLATSSLVSDPVRGFVMIGFLGALTTFSSFALDAHSFFQRGELLAGGAYLFLSVGLSVAGFYAAFLVVRLLAGQG